ATGCGCAACGACCATGTTGATAGCTGTCTTGCGACTGTGATCACGGATTCGTTGGATGCGATGATCACGCGGATCTCTCGGTTGGCTGATGCGGCGGAATCCGATTCAGAGATTGCCGGCGTGATCTCCGGTATTCACGTCGAGGGACCGTTTCTATCGCCGGTCAATGGCTACGTCGGTGCTCATCCGCCGACCGCAATTCGCGAGGCCAATCGATCCGATGCGGAAAGGTTGGTGGAAGCTGGACGCGGACGGGTGCGTTTGCTGACGCTGGCTCCTGAACAAGACCGTTCGGGGGCCGTGACGCGTTGGTTGAGTGATCAAGGCATCATCGTCGCGGCGGGTCACACCAATGCATCGTTGTCAGAATTGGACACCGCCATCGACAACGGCTTGAAAATGTTCACGCACCTGGGGAACGCCTGTCCGCCGGATATCCCGCGGCATGACAATATCATCCAGCGTGTGTTGTCACGTGCCGAGCGGTTGAGCATCAGTTTCATCGCCGATGGTTTTCACATTCCGATGATGGCACTGAGAAATTATCTGAACTGTGTCCCGGATGGGAACGTGGTGATCGTCAGCGATGCGATCAGTGCAGCGGGGTTGGGGCCGGGGACTTATCACCTGGCGGGACAAGACGTTCACGTCGACGAAGACGGCGCGGCATGGGCGGCATGCCGGACTCACTTCGCCGGGTGTGCTACTCCGGTGCAGGCGATGGTTGGCAAATTGCAATCCGAGCTGGGAATGGACGCTCGACGAATCGATCAGTGGACGCGAATCAATCCGGCTGGCTTGCTGGCGGCTTGTTGATCAAGCGATCAATTGCGGATGACTTCGGGAGCCCCAAACAATTGGGCTCCGTTGCCGTCGTTGTAGTACACCCGATTGCGTCCCATGTTTTTCGCCGAGTAAAGGGCTTCGTCCGCACGTCGCACCAACGGGCCGATCACCAAATCGTCACCGGGTTGGCTCAGACCGACGCTCAGCGTGACTTGTAATTCAGCGGTGCCGACGGAGATGGGATCGTTGGCAATGCGATCTCGTAGTTTGTTCATCTTGTCGGCCGCGGCGCGAATGGGCAGCGTCGTGATGATCGCGAATTCTTCTCCGCCGAAACGCGCCACCATTTCGGCTTCCTGCATTCCATTGCCAAGTCGTGTGGCGATTTGCTGCAGCACGACATCGCCCACGGGGTGACCGTGGGTGTCGTTGATCATCTTGAAGTGATCAATGTCGATCAGGATCAACGTGAACAGTCGTCCGCCCGAGCGGTAGTGGCCAAAAGTTTCATCCAGCTTCTGGTCGAAGGCGCGGCGATTGAACAGTCCTGTGAGCCCGTCCGTGCGTGCTTCCGTCAGATAAGATTGAATCTGTTCGGTTTGTTCTTCGAGTTGCTTTTCGGCGGCTTCCAAACGGACTTGCAGTTCCGTGTTGGTGGACATGATTTGGTTGATCAGCGTCACCATCCGAGCATCGGCGGCTTGCTGAGCGGAGTTGTCACGGTTGCCGCGTGAGTCCGCTCGCGATTGTTGGATGCTGATCCGCATCGCATCGCTGATTTCACCCAGCTCGCTTTGGTAATTCGAAACGTTGCCCGAGTATTCACTGGCCCAACGAGAAAGACCTTCGAGCAGTCCCAACATGCGTTGCCGCTCGTCTTCTTGAATGATGGGGCCTTCCGGGATCGACGCGATGGGTTTGCGGCGTCGGCGGCCAATGATGTACCCGATGGCAACCAGGACCGCGGCGAAGAATAGGCCAGCGGCAATCAAAGACGGGTTCACGGCACATCTGAATGGTTAGAAGGAACCAACGACGGTGCCGCCGGCGTGAGTCAGGAAGTCAGGCTGGACGTCGGGTCGTTCGCTCGATTTCCGTTAACCGGAGGAGCAATCATTTCGCCTCGAGCGATAACCACCAATCCGCTGTCGGTGATCGTCAGGCCTCGAGCCCGATCCATCGCCAAATCATATCCAATTTCCGTTTCCGGTGGGATGTGAACACCTTTATCGATGATTGCTCGACGTATTCGGCTATGTCGACCCACATTTACATCGTCGAACAGGATGCTGTCTTCGACCTGAGCGTAACTGTTGATGCGACATCCCGCCCCGATCACGCTGCGGCGTACGCAACCACCGCTGATGATCGCGCCTTGGCATACGATCGAATCCAACGCTTCGCCACGCCGCGTCGATCGGCCTTCGCTACCGAACACAAATTTTGGCGGCGGAAGTTGCGGTTGGAACGAACGGATGGGCCACTGCCGGTCGTACAGGTTGAGTTGCGGGTCGACTCCCACCAAATCCATGTTGGCTTCGTAGTAGGCGTCCAGAGTACCCACGTCTCGCCAATAAGCTTCACGTTTGTGGTTTTCGTCGACGAAGGGGAACGCGAAAACTTGGCTGTCCTCGATCGCACCGGGAATGATGTTTTTGCCGAAGTCGTGAGCGCTGTCATGCTGAGTCGCGTCGTCACACAAGCGTTCAAAGAGGAATCGCGTGTTGAACACATAAATTCCCATGGACGCCAAGCAGACATCGGGGTCGTCCAGCGTTGGGCGGGGATTTTCGGGTTTTTCCTGGAATTCGACCAACCGGTTGTCGGTGTCGACCTGCATGACGCCAAATTGGCGGGCTTCGTCACGGCGAACTCGCAACGCACCCACGGTCACGTCCGCTCCCTTGCGATGGTGAAAGTTCACCATCGACTCGTAATTCATTTTGTAGAGGTGGTCGCCAGCCAAAATGACCACGTACTCGGGGGCCTCGCGTTCGATCGCATAGATGTTTTGGTAGACGGCGTCGGCGGTGCCTTGGTACCAGTTGTCATCGATTCGCTGTTGAGGCGGGACAACGTCGATGAATTCGCCCAGTTCACGGCAAAAATAATTTCGCCAAGCAACATTGATGTGTCGGTCCAACGACTGGGCTTTGTATTGCGTCAGCAACAGCAGACGCCGCATACCGCTGTTGAGGCAATTGCTAAGAACGAAATCGATGATGCGGTAGGCACCTCCGATGGGAACGGCCGGTTTCGCACGATCACGGGTCAGCGGTTCCAGCCGCGAGCCGCGGCCTCCGGCCAGAATCACCGTCACTGTTTGTCGCATCATCGGATTGTGGTTTCCTACCTTGTGGTGGCGTGCCGGCACCCGCGACACGCTGTCTGCATGCTAGCAAAATTGGTCCAGCGATGTCGAGTGGAATCGAGTTTTCCCTCATCGCCTTCATAGGGAATTTGATGCGGCGATGTGGCCGTTGGGGGCGAACCGTTCAGCCAAGGGATACGAAGAACTCGGTCGGCGTGGCAAGACGTGCAGCACAGCGAGTGCCAAGTTCGACGTGCGTGGCACCGCGATCGAATCCACCCCTGTGCAGTGGCTGGTTGGCGTTGAGTTCGGTCCGCGGAGGATGACGAGTATTTCAGCACAAAAGAATTCTGCAGAACGCCCCGGTTCACACTGAACCAAACCCGCTAATGCAACTGTATTACCTCCTCTGAGCAGCCACCCCCGTGGAAATCGTTGCCAAGTCGCAATCGTGAAGGTGCGGAACGCGAATCCGTTTCACGGACGTGAAACGCGGGCCGGAATCTTCCACGCGGGGACGCTGCGTTAACTCAAGCAACGCCAAGTTGATCGTTGGTCCAGGTGGACTCGACGGGGTCGTGAAAACGGCGAGCCGGATTTTGCGGCTCACATCGCTTTTCGCGAATGTGGCTTCGTCGTGGAACTTCTTCCGAAGCCTTCCGCCGGCGATCGCGTTGACTTTGGCTTGCCGCGAGCGAACCATCACCCACCCGACAAATTCTCCAGGAGAAACGCCTCACAATGCGTGCGATCACAATGAAAAATTTCAGTATGCAAAATCTCACGATGCAAAACCAATGGAAGCGAGTCAGTTTGGCCATGGGAACCCTGTGGTTGGCCACGCTGACCACAGCCGTCGTGGTGAGTCTGCCGGACGGGATGCAGTCGGATGCGTTGGCGGATCAAACGGACACCCGCGCCTCTGCCATCGATCCCGGTCAGGGACTGAACACGGCACAAGATTTGTCGGCATCGTTCCGAACGGTCGCCGACGCGATGCGGCCTAGCGTGGTCAGCATCAGCTCGAAGATCAAAGCTCAGCCGGTCAGCCGCCAACTGCCGCCTGGTTTGCGGAACCAATTGCCGCCCGGATTTGAAGATTTCTTTCGCGAAGATTCACGCGGCCAGCGTCAGACGCCCGCACGTGAAGGCCAAGGCAGCGGTGTCATCGTTCGCAATGACGGCTATATCCTGACCAACAATCACGTGGTCGAAGACGCCGATGAAGTCTACGTCGAATTGAGTGACGACCGGCGTGTGTTGGCCGATGTCGTGGGCACAGACCCCGAAACGGATTTGGCTGTTTTGAAGATCGAAGCCGACAACTTGCAAGCCATCGCGTTCGGCGATTCGGATGCGATCCAAGTCGGCGATTGGGTGCTGGCCATCGGCAGTCCCTTTGGATTGGACCAAACGGTGACCGCGGGAATCATCAGCGGCAAGAACCGCAACCGCCGAATCGTGAACAATGGCAATGGGTTCGAGGACTTCCTGCAGACTGATGCTGCGATCAACCCGGGTAACTCCGGTGGTCCGTTGGTTAATTTGCGAGGCGAATTGGTCGGCATCAATACGGCGATTCTGTCTCGCAGCGGAGCCAGTGCTGGGATCGGATTTGCCATTCCGGTTTCGTTGGCTCGTCCCGTGCTGACGTCGATCATCGAGTACGGCCAAGTCCGCCGTGGGTTCTTGGGAGCTCAGGTTCGCGACGTAACGCCAGAATTGGTTGAAGAGATGGGATTGAAGGTCAACGATGGTGCGTTGATCCAAGGTGTCCTGGATCAACAACCCGCCGCCAACGCGAATTTGCAACCTGGCGATGTCGTCGTCAGCGTGGATGGCAAGAAAGTGGGTAGCAGTTCGCAATTGGTGAACTACATCGCCAGCCGACCACCGGGTGCGAGCGTGTCGATGGTCATCAACCGTGATGGCGAGACATTGAACAAGACCGTCAATTTGCAAGAACGCACCAGCGAAGCCATGGCGATGTTCAACGGTGGCAACGCTCTGGGAGCTG
This genomic stretch from Rhodopirellula halodulae harbors:
- a CDS encoding N-acetylglucosamine-6-phosphate deacetylase, with protein sequence MSSQSSKTARYVDLQVNGYAGVDFNADSLSTEQVRQACDAMRNDHVDSCLATVITDSLDAMITRISRLADAAESDSEIAGVISGIHVEGPFLSPVNGYVGAHPPTAIREANRSDAERLVEAGRGRVRLLTLAPEQDRSGAVTRWLSDQGIIVAAGHTNASLSELDTAIDNGLKMFTHLGNACPPDIPRHDNIIQRVLSRAERLSISFIADGFHIPMMALRNYLNCVPDGNVVIVSDAISAAGLGPGTYHLAGQDVHVDEDGAAWAACRTHFAGCATPVQAMVGKLQSELGMDARRIDQWTRINPAGLLAAC
- a CDS encoding GGDEF domain-containing protein, with the translated sequence MNPSLIAAGLFFAAVLVAIGYIIGRRRRKPIASIPEGPIIQEDERQRMLGLLEGLSRWASEYSGNVSNYQSELGEISDAMRISIQQSRADSRGNRDNSAQQAADARMVTLINQIMSTNTELQVRLEAAEKQLEEQTEQIQSYLTEARTDGLTGLFNRRAFDQKLDETFGHYRSGGRLFTLILIDIDHFKMINDTHGHPVGDVVLQQIATRLGNGMQEAEMVARFGGEEFAIITTLPIRAAADKMNKLRDRIANDPISVGTAELQVTLSVGLSQPGDDLVIGPLVRRADEALYSAKNMGRNRVYYNDGNGAQLFGAPEVIRN
- the glgC gene encoding glucose-1-phosphate adenylyltransferase: MMRQTVTVILAGGRGSRLEPLTRDRAKPAVPIGGAYRIIDFVLSNCLNSGMRRLLLLTQYKAQSLDRHINVAWRNYFCRELGEFIDVVPPQQRIDDNWYQGTADAVYQNIYAIEREAPEYVVILAGDHLYKMNYESMVNFHHRKGADVTVGALRVRRDEARQFGVMQVDTDNRLVEFQEKPENPRPTLDDPDVCLASMGIYVFNTRFLFERLCDDATQHDSAHDFGKNIIPGAIEDSQVFAFPFVDENHKREAYWRDVGTLDAYYEANMDLVGVDPQLNLYDRQWPIRSFQPQLPPPKFVFGSEGRSTRRGEALDSIVCQGAIISGGCVRRSVIGAGCRINSYAQVEDSILFDDVNVGRHSRIRRAIIDKGVHIPPETEIGYDLAMDRARGLTITDSGLVVIARGEMIAPPVNGNRANDPTSSLTS
- a CDS encoding Do family serine endopeptidase, translated to MQNLTMQNQWKRVSLAMGTLWLATLTTAVVVSLPDGMQSDALADQTDTRASAIDPGQGLNTAQDLSASFRTVADAMRPSVVSISSKIKAQPVSRQLPPGLRNQLPPGFEDFFREDSRGQRQTPAREGQGSGVIVRNDGYILTNNHVVEDADEVYVELSDDRRVLADVVGTDPETDLAVLKIEADNLQAIAFGDSDAIQVGDWVLAIGSPFGLDQTVTAGIISGKNRNRRIVNNGNGFEDFLQTDAAINPGNSGGPLVNLRGELVGINTAILSRSGASAGIGFAIPVSLARPVLTSIIEYGQVRRGFLGAQVRDVTPELVEEMGLKVNDGALIQGVLDQQPAANANLQPGDVVVSVDGKKVGSSSQLVNYIASRPPGASVSMVINRDGETLNKTVNLQERTSEAMAMFNGGNALGAELEPITPETARKYGYNGVESGLIVISVDDGGIAAESGLQAGDVIESAGGNMVGSVQQLQAVITEAKRQNVPLRLIVRRGNTRMIVPLQ